A DNA window from Maribellus comscasis contains the following coding sequences:
- a CDS encoding phospholipase D-like domain-containing protein, producing MKTIVTFFALLISVSLFSQEKIADVRDRVGQQVTVSGIVTNGDELGSIRYFQDETAGLAAYGTSLADIKRGDSIMITGTLKDYRNLLELDPIESVTVISSGNELPAPLTLTIDEIGEDNEGQLVQINNVTFVNANGTFAGSQNYDFTSGELTGELRINANSSIVGEVIPTGGFNLIAICSQFSYNTNDNQTGYQLLPRDMDDFVSNASVTLTSPVQIDEITTTGFSLIWETNVDATSEVRFGLSPEMSDWEYSKSETEITENTFSHKINISNLAPATIVYAQTFSVLEGDTAFSSVSACATQSNSTGKINVYFNTEVDQSESTGPVAKYIGTAMEDTLIAYINRAEETIDFCIYNINNYGISNVSDALNAAADRGVEIRFITCGSTNHYGVSELNSGIPVIERPEVQDGGLMHNKFAIFDANSADATKPWVWSGSANLTSNQINTDANNILFIQDQTLAKAYQIEFEEMWGSTTNQPNTANAKFGADKTDNTPHEFIINGNRIESYFSPSDNTNQKIIDAINTANNDLSVETMLITRTDLALAISDAFDRNVEVNVITNFENDNLESVNNMLAANLLQGKYIFDDISSGVLHSKLAIIDSKDITSDPQIITGSHNWSNSANERNDENTLIIHDADIANIYFQQFAFRFSENGGNLFVKAESIEMTDLQVYPNPASEKINISSAKEFVGIEVYTLTGEKIIQNTNMNSTHKELNISNLLPGIYILKINLKTGEQNTYKIIKH from the coding sequence TTGAAAACAATAGTTACTTTTTTTGCTCTGTTAATTTCCGTCTCACTTTTTTCTCAGGAAAAAATAGCGGACGTCAGAGATCGCGTTGGACAGCAAGTTACGGTTAGCGGGATTGTTACTAACGGAGATGAATTGGGAAGCATTCGTTATTTTCAGGATGAAACCGCTGGATTGGCAGCATACGGAACCTCTTTGGCAGACATCAAAAGGGGAGATTCAATTATGATAACAGGAACGTTAAAAGATTACCGAAATCTTCTTGAACTGGATCCTATTGAATCAGTAACCGTTATATCATCAGGAAATGAGTTACCTGCCCCCCTAACTTTAACTATCGATGAAATTGGTGAAGATAATGAAGGCCAATTAGTCCAGATAAATAACGTAACCTTTGTAAATGCAAATGGAACTTTTGCCGGAAGTCAGAATTACGATTTCACTAGTGGAGAGCTAACCGGGGAATTAAGAATAAACGCCAACTCTAGTATTGTTGGTGAAGTTATCCCTACCGGTGGATTCAATTTGATTGCCATATGCTCTCAGTTTTCATATAATACCAACGACAATCAAACCGGCTACCAATTACTTCCACGCGATATGGATGATTTTGTCTCCAACGCTTCGGTGACTTTAACATCGCCCGTTCAAATTGATGAAATTACAACCACCGGATTTTCATTGATATGGGAAACAAATGTGGATGCTACTTCAGAAGTGCGATTCGGACTTTCTCCGGAGATGTCTGACTGGGAATATTCAAAATCTGAAACAGAAATAACTGAAAATACTTTTTCACACAAAATTAATATCAGTAACCTCGCTCCCGCAACAATTGTTTATGCACAGACATTCTCCGTTCTGGAGGGAGACACTGCCTTTTCTTCCGTAAGTGCTTGTGCTACTCAATCAAATTCAACAGGCAAAATTAATGTTTATTTTAACACAGAAGTCGACCAGTCGGAATCAACCGGCCCTGTGGCAAAATATATAGGAACCGCGATGGAAGACACTTTAATTGCTTATATAAACAGGGCCGAAGAAACAATTGATTTTTGTATCTACAATATAAATAATTATGGCATCAGCAACGTCAGCGACGCTTTAAATGCGGCTGCCGACCGGGGGGTAGAAATTCGTTTTATAACTTGCGGTTCTACCAATCATTATGGCGTTAGTGAGCTGAATTCCGGGATACCTGTTATAGAAAGACCTGAAGTTCAGGATGGTGGGCTCATGCACAACAAATTCGCCATATTCGATGCGAACTCTGCTGATGCAACAAAACCATGGGTCTGGTCGGGCTCAGCAAACCTGACCAGCAATCAAATAAACACCGATGCCAATAACATTTTGTTTATTCAGGATCAAACATTAGCCAAGGCTTATCAAATTGAATTTGAGGAAATGTGGGGTTCAACTACCAACCAGCCTAACACTGCAAATGCAAAATTCGGAGCCGACAAAACGGATAATACTCCTCATGAATTTATTATTAACGGAAATCGTATTGAAAGTTATTTTAGCCCTTCCGACAATACAAATCAAAAAATAATAGATGCCATTAATACCGCCAACAATGATTTAAGTGTGGAAACGATGTTAATTACCCGAACTGATTTGGCGCTGGCCATCAGCGACGCATTTGACAGAAATGTTGAAGTAAATGTCATAACTAACTTTGAAAACGATAACTTGGAGTCGGTGAATAATATGTTAGCAGCCAACTTGCTTCAGGGAAAATATATTTTTGATGATATCTCAAGCGGAGTTTTACATAGTAAACTAGCAATAATCGACTCGAAAGACATAACTTCCGATCCGCAAATTATTACCGGAAGTCATAACTGGAGCAACTCAGCAAACGAAAGAAACGACGAAAACACCTTAATTATCCACGATGCTGATATAGCAAATATTTACTTTCAACAATTTGCCTTTCGCTTTTCCGAAAATGGGGGGAACTTGTTTGTTAAAGCAGAATCGATTGAAATGACAGATTTACAGGTTTACCCCAACCCAGCATCTGAAAAAATAAATATTTCCTCTGCAAAAGAATTTGTCGGGATTGAAGTTTACACGCTTACAGGCGAGAAAATAATTCAAAATACAAATATGAATTCAACCCACAAAGAACTGAATATAAGCAACCTACTCCCCGGCATTTATATATTAAAAATAAATCTTAAAACCGGAGAACAGAATACATATAAAATAATAAAACACTAA
- a CDS encoding T9SS type A sorting domain-containing protein — protein sequence MKHILLLLIFSFISFAGFSQTQKNESSRWNKTSLDINTQIELKVFPNPCTGQKLTVEIDNEELTELRITNIAGKVVMLKKYLIPVNKVELSLDNTPNGIYLIQIKTTANKLMARKLIVSAR from the coding sequence ATGAAACATATTTTACTACTATTGATATTTTCATTTATAAGTTTTGCGGGATTTTCGCAAACACAAAAAAATGAATCTTCCCGGTGGAATAAAACATCACTGGACATAAATACACAAATTGAGTTGAAAGTTTTTCCAAATCCCTGCACCGGACAAAAATTAACAGTTGAAATAGATAACGAGGAACTCACTGAACTTAGAATTACAAATATTGCGGGAAAAGTAGTAATGCTAAAAAAATATCTTATTCCGGTTAACAAAGTAGAGCTTTCGCTGGATAATACTCCGAATGGAATATATTTGATCCAGATAAAAACAACAGCAAATAAGTTAATGGCCAGGAAGCTGATAGTTTCCGCAAGATAA
- a CDS encoding sigma-54 interaction domain-containing protein: MDIQGIKQRFEIIGNSPGLNRAIEVAVQVAPTDLSVLITGESGTGKEIFPQIIHQFSSRKHGKYIAVNCGAIPEGTIDSELFGHEKGAFTGALSDRKGYFQEADGGTIFLDEIGELPLSTQVRLLRILETGEFIKVGSSKVIKTNVRVIAATNVNIPEAIEQGKFREDLYYRLNTVPVIINPLRERPEDIFLLFRKFARDFAEKYRMPHIQLDEEARILLVNYPWPGNVRQLKNITEQISIIEQNRDISSDVLRNYLPNNNVKNLPALLSNKQQDNSFANEREILYKVLFDMKRDVTDLKKLVLDLMENRESPISRDQAQIIRNLYDTENGKIVPDDSHSKPIHIEHLDKDNIQDTEEYVEESLSLEEKEIELIKKALDKHNGKRKYAAQELGISERTLYRKIKEYDING; the protein is encoded by the coding sequence ATGGATATTCAGGGAATAAAACAAAGGTTTGAAATTATAGGAAACTCTCCCGGTTTAAACAGGGCGATTGAGGTTGCAGTGCAGGTCGCTCCAACTGATCTTTCGGTTTTGATAACGGGTGAAAGCGGGACAGGAAAGGAGATATTCCCACAAATTATTCATCAGTTTTCAAGCCGGAAGCATGGCAAATATATAGCAGTAAACTGCGGTGCCATTCCGGAAGGTACAATCGATTCTGAACTTTTTGGTCACGAAAAAGGTGCATTTACAGGTGCGCTGTCCGACAGAAAAGGATATTTTCAGGAGGCCGATGGCGGAACCATTTTTTTAGATGAAATTGGTGAACTTCCCCTTTCAACCCAGGTGCGCTTGCTTCGTATACTTGAAACAGGGGAATTTATTAAAGTAGGTTCATCAAAAGTAATTAAAACAAATGTACGGGTAATTGCAGCCACCAACGTAAATATCCCGGAAGCAATAGAACAGGGGAAATTCAGGGAAGACTTATATTATCGCTTAAACACTGTTCCGGTAATCATTAATCCGTTGCGGGAACGTCCGGAGGATATTTTTTTGTTGTTCAGGAAGTTTGCACGTGATTTTGCCGAGAAATACCGCATGCCTCACATTCAGTTGGATGAAGAAGCCCGCATTTTACTGGTAAATTATCCGTGGCCGGGAAATGTGAGACAGTTAAAAAATATTACGGAACAAATTTCAATCATTGAACAGAATCGGGATATTTCTTCTGATGTTTTACGAAATTATTTGCCAAATAACAATGTGAAAAATTTACCTGCCTTACTTTCAAATAAACAGCAGGATAACTCGTTTGCCAACGAACGCGAAATTTTGTACAAAGTGTTGTTTGACATGAAACGGGATGTGACAGATTTAAAAAAGCTTGTACTTGATTTAATGGAAAACAGAGAGTCTCCGATTTCCAGAGATCAGGCGCAGATTATTCGAAATTTGTACGACACCGAAAACGGGAAAATTGTGCCGGATGATTCGCATTCAAAGCCTATTCATATTGAACATTTGGATAAAGACAATATTCAGGATACCGAGGAATATGTTGAGGAGTCGCTTTCGCTGGAAGAAAAGGAAATTGAACTAATTAAAAAGGCGCTTGATAAACACAACGGGAAAAGAAAATATGCTGCGCAGGAGTTGGGAATCTCAGAACGAACACTATACAGAAAAATAAAGGAGTACGATATTAATGGATAA
- the secG gene encoding preprotein translocase subunit SecG — MYTLITVLIFIVCILLVLIVLVQNSKGGGLASNFQSSNQVMGVRKTTDFLEKGTWVLAASLLVLSILGSAFIPRQQAGVDESMVRDQIENTVDPTQVPSFPTTPPASTNDQNTETPVNGDDNGEQ; from the coding sequence ATGTACACATTAATAACCGTTTTAATATTTATCGTTTGTATCCTTTTGGTGCTTATCGTATTGGTACAGAATTCAAAAGGCGGCGGTTTGGCCAGTAATTTTCAATCATCGAATCAGGTAATGGGTGTTCGTAAAACAACTGATTTCCTTGAAAAAGGAACATGGGTGTTAGCAGCTTCACTTTTGGTTTTATCGATTTTAGGTTCAGCATTTATTCCACGTCAGCAAGCTGGAGTTGATGAATCGATGGTTCGCGACCAGATTGAAAATACTGTTGATCCAACACAAGTGCCAAGTTTCCCGACTACACCTCCGGCTTCTACAAACGATCAAAATACAGAAACTCCGGTAAACGGAGATGATAACGGAGAACAATAG
- the groL gene encoding chaperonin GroEL (60 kDa chaperone family; promotes refolding of misfolded polypeptides especially under stressful conditions; forms two stacked rings of heptamers to form a barrel-shaped 14mer; ends can be capped by GroES; misfolded proteins enter the barrel where they are refolded when GroES binds), whose amino-acid sequence MAKEIKFDIEARDMLKSGVDKLANAVKVTLGPKGRNVVIEKKFGAPQITKDGVTVAKEIDLADAYENLGAQMVKEVASKTGDDAGDGTTTATVLAQSIVNVGLKNVAAGANPMDLKRGIDKAVAKVVESIANQAQTIGDDYAKIESVAKISANNDEVIGKLIAEAMQKVHKEGVITIEESKGTDTYVDVVEGMQFDRGYISPYFVTDAEKMAAELENPYILIHDKKISTMKDLLPVLEATAQTGRPLMIISEDVDGEALATLVVNRLRGSLKVCAVKAPGFGDRRKEMLEDIAILTGGSVITEEKGMKLEQATIDMLGQAEKITVDKENTTIVNGSGAEDAIAARVGQIKKQIETTTSDYDKEKLQERLAKLAGGVAVIYVGAASEVEMKEKKDRVDDALSATRAAVEEGIVPGGGVAYLRAVADLDSIKGDNDDEQTGVEIIKRAIEEPLRQIVGNAGKEGAVIVQKIKEGKDDFGYNARVDEYQNLYEAGVIDPAKVTRVALENAASIAGMFLTTETVVVEEKEENPAPPMGGGAPGMGGMGGMM is encoded by the coding sequence ATGGCAAAAGAAATTAAATTCGACATTGAAGCACGCGATATGTTGAAAAGCGGCGTGGATAAACTCGCAAACGCTGTGAAAGTAACATTGGGGCCTAAAGGTCGTAATGTGGTAATTGAGAAAAAATTTGGTGCACCACAAATCACAAAAGACGGTGTAACAGTAGCAAAAGAAATAGATTTAGCCGACGCTTACGAGAACCTTGGTGCTCAGATGGTTAAGGAGGTTGCCTCTAAGACCGGCGATGATGCTGGTGATGGTACTACAACTGCTACCGTTTTGGCACAGTCGATTGTTAATGTAGGTTTGAAAAACGTTGCCGCCGGTGCCAATCCAATGGATTTGAAACGTGGTATCGACAAAGCCGTTGCAAAAGTTGTTGAAAGTATCGCGAACCAGGCTCAAACCATTGGAGACGATTATGCAAAAATTGAATCAGTAGCCAAAATTTCTGCAAATAACGACGAAGTTATTGGTAAACTGATTGCAGAAGCAATGCAGAAAGTTCACAAAGAAGGTGTAATAACTATTGAAGAATCAAAAGGTACTGATACATATGTTGATGTAGTTGAAGGTATGCAGTTTGACCGTGGTTACATTTCTCCGTATTTTGTAACTGATGCTGAAAAAATGGCTGCAGAACTGGAAAATCCTTATATTCTTATCCACGATAAGAAAATCAGCACAATGAAAGATCTTCTTCCTGTTTTGGAAGCGACTGCTCAAACTGGTCGTCCGTTGATGATTATTTCTGAAGATGTTGATGGTGAAGCTCTGGCAACTTTGGTTGTAAACCGTTTGCGTGGTTCTTTAAAAGTGTGTGCTGTTAAAGCTCCCGGATTTGGCGACCGTCGTAAAGAAATGCTGGAAGACATTGCTATTTTGACAGGTGGTTCAGTAATTACCGAAGAAAAAGGAATGAAGCTGGAACAGGCTACTATTGATATGCTTGGACAGGCAGAAAAAATTACTGTTGACAAAGAAAATACTACAATAGTAAATGGTTCAGGTGCTGAAGATGCTATAGCTGCTCGTGTTGGACAGATTAAAAAACAAATTGAAACGACAACTTCTGATTACGATAAAGAAAAATTGCAGGAGCGTTTGGCTAAATTGGCCGGAGGTGTTGCCGTAATTTATGTCGGAGCTGCGTCTGAAGTTGAAATGAAAGAGAAAAAAGACCGTGTTGATGATGCTTTAAGTGCAACCCGCGCGGCAGTGGAAGAAGGTATTGTTCCTGGAGGTGGAGTAGCGTATTTACGCGCAGTTGCCGACCTTGACAGTATTAAAGGAGACAATGACGATGAACAAACCGGTGTTGAAATTATAAAACGTGCAATTGAAGAGCCACTTCGTCAGATTGTAGGAAATGCTGGTAAAGAAGGTGCTGTTATTGTTCAAAAGATCAAAGAAGGCAAAGATGATTTCGGTTATAATGCCCGTGTTGATGAGTACCAGAATTTGTATGAAGCGGGTGTTATCGACCCTGCAAAAGTTACCCGTGTTGCTCTTGAAAATGCAGCCTCGATTGCAGGTATGTTCTTAACTACCGAAACTGTAGTTGTTGAGGAAAAAGAAGAGAACCCTGCACCGCCAATGGGTGGAGGTGCACCAGGAATGGGCGGAATGGGTGGAATGATGTAA
- a CDS encoding LptE family protein, giving the protein MKILIFASVVFVAGCKINYSFTGVNLSSDIKTYTVYYFPNRARLVNPNLSQTFTEELREKLQRQTSLNEVQDNGDLIFEGQIENYDVRPMSIQKDDLAAQNRLTITVKVKYTNGADPDLSFERSFSAYEDFDSTSSLSDIEDDLVPTIVEKLLEDIFNATVANW; this is encoded by the coding sequence TTGAAGATTTTGATTTTTGCATCCGTCGTTTTTGTTGCAGGGTGTAAAATAAATTATTCTTTTACCGGTGTCAATTTGTCGTCAGACATTAAAACTTATACCGTTTATTATTTCCCAAACCGTGCGCGTTTGGTCAATCCAAATCTCAGTCAGACTTTTACAGAAGAGTTAAGAGAAAAATTACAACGGCAAACTTCGTTGAACGAAGTGCAGGATAACGGCGATTTGATTTTTGAAGGACAAATAGAAAACTACGATGTTCGGCCCATGTCGATTCAAAAAGATGATTTAGCCGCACAAAACAGGCTCACAATCACCGTAAAGGTAAAATATACAAATGGTGCCGACCCTGATTTGAGTTTTGAAAGGTCGTTTTCGGCTTATGAAGATTTTGACAGTACAAGTAGTTTGAGCGATATTGAGGACGACTTGGTTCCTACAATTGTTGAAAAACTACTGGAGGATATTTTCAATGCAACTGTTGCCAATTGGTAA
- a CDS encoding co-chaperone GroES gives MADLKGKILAGKILVQPQEAEEKTVSGIIIPDSAKEKPQVGTVVLVGADKKDEPMELKTGDVVFYGKYSGTELNIDGADYLLMSQTDVLYIA, from the coding sequence ATGGCAGATTTAAAAGGTAAAATTCTGGCAGGTAAAATCCTGGTTCAACCGCAGGAAGCCGAAGAGAAGACAGTGAGTGGAATTATTATTCCTGATTCAGCAAAAGAAAAACCGCAAGTAGGGACCGTTGTGCTCGTTGGTGCTGACAAAAAAGACGAACCTATGGAACTGAAAACAGGTGATGTTGTTTTCTACGGTAAATATTCCGGAACAGAGTTGAACATTGACGGAGCAGATTATTTGTTAATGTCACAAACTGACGTTTTGTACATCGCTTAA
- the kdsB gene encoding 3-deoxy-manno-octulosonate cytidylyltransferase yields the protein MDFVAIIPARYESSRFPGKPLAILGNKPMIQLVVENISKALDHVWVATDDARIFDAVKNFGGNAVMTSKEHQSGTDRCAEAARILAREIHFDVVVNVQGDEPFIQPEQIECLKSCFSDNTEIATLIKKIETSDELFNPNRPKVVVDDFFNALYFSRSPVPYLRGEEEQKWHVLFKYWAHIGMYAYKADVLQKITILSQGKLEKAESLEQLRWLENGFKIKVAETAHQSIGIDTPEDLQTALSFLNSTKR from the coding sequence ATGGACTTTGTAGCAATAATACCTGCCCGGTATGAATCGTCTCGCTTTCCGGGCAAACCTCTGGCAATATTGGGCAATAAACCGATGATTCAACTGGTTGTTGAAAACATATCAAAAGCGCTTGACCACGTATGGGTTGCTACAGATGACGCCCGAATTTTTGATGCCGTGAAAAATTTTGGAGGAAATGCTGTAATGACGTCAAAAGAACACCAGAGTGGTACTGATCGCTGCGCAGAGGCAGCACGGATTTTGGCCCGGGAGATTCATTTTGATGTGGTTGTTAATGTACAGGGTGACGAACCTTTTATTCAACCCGAACAAATTGAATGTTTAAAATCGTGCTTTTCAGACAACACAGAAATCGCCACTTTGATAAAAAAAATTGAAACTTCTGATGAACTGTTTAATCCCAACCGCCCCAAAGTTGTCGTTGACGATTTTTTCAATGCGCTTTATTTCAGCCGCTCTCCAGTTCCATACCTAAGGGGAGAAGAGGAACAAAAATGGCACGTATTGTTTAAATACTGGGCACATATCGGGATGTACGCATACAAGGCTGATGTGCTGCAGAAAATAACGATACTGTCCCAAGGAAAACTTGAGAAAGCCGAGTCATTGGAACAACTGCGTTGGCTCGAAAACGGATTCAAAATAAAAGTTGCTGAGACCGCTCATCAGAGCATAGGGATCGATACTCCGGAAGATTTGCAAACGGCCCTAAGTTTCTTGAATTCAACAAAAAGGTAA